In Athalia rosae chromosome 6, iyAthRosa1.1, whole genome shotgun sequence, one DNA window encodes the following:
- the LOC105687511 gene encoding uncharacterized protein LOC105687511 yields MALDTDTYVSIKVTRFYMKVVGLWHAKSQRERWILHAALFYTIAAIVFAIFVEGVDLYFSWGDFNAVTENICCTMPLIVIIFKVTVFIVRRDLVNDLIVFSEKNFWRTDYDEFGEQILKECEKKGVIILYTLSFSVQATVCAYVTTPMIENIGRNDSDRNLPFRLWTDLPIKVSPYYEITYIIQSLSTIHSGICFFCFDNLMGILNIHVVGQFKILQHRLEGLCEEYIKSLSKDDRFSSDYIEYPSTFDKGNSIEKFDDYFASKSNGAFENGISEKRSKLGEKAYEELKACVRQHLILIDYVEKLEEVFNAILLLQMGVSSLFMCFGGYQIFVAQLSVLRRVIFVLHLMSAFAQLLLFTWTCNEIIVESLEVAEAAFRAKWYMMPNEGAGRSLRSALMLIMIRARRPCYISAGKFSPMSLQAFTSILSTTMSYFTLLRQFSEDNFSRCDIKYSIDQMGRRDTVAIRPTAITVIGILDLYVRRKRLGGVLQNSIRREIAEMSNYEDRYLSVRLTRFFLKFVGFWSVDNWKEQLMLDAALVYTVAALIFSIGVLLVDLFHCWADFDERAYNLCATMTLTLVLIKVSVFMLQRRSVIDLIGYTKKNFWQVNYDNFGKKIMKECESKAVLFASTFTFLVWGVVFNYLLAPIVENISHNDTEHRVTPFKLWVNLPLTVSPYFEIAFVIQKGEFLFQSLSTIHSGVCFLCFDNLLCVLTIYVRGQFKILQHRLKILCERYSESRNAISEKSSNDVAQQSEIYEEFKSCVVKHWTLIDYIEKLERLFTVILLCQMVVSSLLLCLAGFQVFLAKRTLVRRLIFVSHILGCATQLLLFTWTCNEIIVQSTSVADAAYQMKWYLIPHHGPGISLRNGILIMMARVNRPCFLSAGKFCPMSLQAFTSVLSTAASYFTLLRQLSEDSED; encoded by the exons ACAATCGCGGCCATCGTGTTCGCCATTTTCGTCGAAGGGGTCGACTTGTACTTCTCCTGGGGCGATTTCAAC GCCGTGACGGAAAACATTTGCTGCACGATGCCCCTCATAGTCATCATTTTCAAAGTGACGGTTTTCATCGTCCGACGGGATCTGGTAAACGATCTGATCGTCTTTtcggaaaagaatttttggagGACCGATTACGATGAGTTTGGAGAGCAGATTTTGAaagaatgcgaaaaaaagggagtcATTATACTGTACACGTTGTCCTTTTCCGTGCAAGCTACCGTTTGCGCTTACGTAACCACCCCTATGATAG AAAATATCGGAAGAAACGATTCCGACAGGAACTTGCCGTTCAGACTCTGGACAGATCTGCCGATAAAAGTATCTCCGTACTACGAAATAACTTACATTATTCAG TCATTGTCCACCATACATTCCGGGATCtgttttttctgcttcgaCAATCTGATGGGTATCCTCAACATTCACGTGGTCGGTCAGTTCAAAATTCTTCAGCACAGATTGGAGGGGCTCTGCGAGGAGTATATCAAAAGTCTGTCGAAAGACGATCGGTTCAGTTCGGATTACATCGAATATCCCTCGACGTTCGATAAAGGGAATtctatcgaaaaattcgacgacTACTTTGCGTCGAAGTCGAACGGTGCTTTCGAAAACGGTATAAGTGAGAAAAGAAGCAAGCTAGGTGAAAAAGCTTACGAGGAATTGAAGGCATGCGTAAGACAACATCTGATACTGATCGattacgttgaaaaattagaagaggTTTTCAACGCGATACTTTTACTCCAAATGGGAGTATCGAGCCTCTTCATGTGCTTCGGAGGTTACCAAATTTTCGTG GCCCAACTGTCGGTGCTTCGTCGGGTGATATTCGTACTGCATTTGATGTCGGCGTTCGCCCAACTGCTCCTCTTCACTTGGACCTGCAACGAAATAATAGTGGAGAGCCTGGAAGTGGCGGAGGCAGCGTTTCGGGCGAAATGGTACATGATGCCAAACGAAGGAGCGGGACGTTCACTTCGCAGCGCTTTGATGCTGATTATGATCAGGGCGAGGAGACCCTGTTACATTAGCGCCGGAAAGTTCAGCCCTATGTCCTTGCAAGCCTTCACGAGC ATTTTGAGCACGACTATGTCCTACTTCACGCTTCTTCGTCAGTTCAGCGAAGACAAT TTCAGCAGGTGTGATATCAAATATTCGATCGATCAAATGGGGCGACGAGATACCGTGGCAATCAGGCCGACCGCTATTACGGTAATCGGTATACTCGATCTATATGTGCGTCGAAAACGACTCGGTGGAGTGTTGCAGAATTCCATAAGGAGAGAAATAGCTGAGATGAGCAACTACGAGGACAGATATTTGTCCGTAAGACTTACGAGATTCTTTTtgaaattcgtcggattttggagCGTTGATAATTGGAAGGAACAGTTAATGCTCGACGCCGCTCTGGTCTACACCGTTGCCGCCCTCATATTTTCCATCGGTGTTTTATTGGTGGACCTTTTTCATTGCTGGGCGGATTTCGAC GAGAGAGCCTACAACCTTTGCGCTACCATGACACTGACTCTCGTTCTCATCAAGGTATCAGTTTTTATGCTTCAGCGAAGATCCGTGATCGATTTGATCGGATACACGAAGAAAAACTTTTGGCAAGTAAACTACGACAATTTCGGCAAGAAAATTATGAAGGAGTGCGAATCGAAGGCGGTTTTATTCGCGTCCACTTTCACCTTTCTCGTATGGGGTGTCGTGTTCAATTATTTACTGGCTCCCATCGTTG AAAACATCAGCCACAACGACACCGAGCATCGAGTCACACCTTTCAAGCTCTGGGTCAATCTGCCTTTGACCGTTTCACCGTATTTCGAAATAGCTTTTGTTATTCAG aaaggggAGTTCTTATTTCAGAGCTTATCGACCATCCATTCCGGAGTTTGTTTTCTCTGCTTCGATAACCTGCTGTGCGTTTTGACGATCTACGTTCGCGGGCAGTTCAAAATTCTCCAacatcgattgaaaatattatgcGAACGGTATTCGGAAAGCAGAAATGctatttcggaaaaatcatcgaacgaCGTCGCTCAGCAGAGCGAAATATACGAGGAGTTCAAATCCTGCGTGGTCAAGCATTGGACCCTCATCGACTACATCGAAAAATTAGAGAGATTGTTCACCGTGATATTACTCTGTCAGATGGTCGTTTCCAGCTTGCTGCTTTGCCTGGCTGGGTTTCAAGTATTTTTG GCCAAAAGAACTCTGGTAAGACGTCTAATTTTTGTATCCCACATACTCGGCTGCGCCACCCAACTTCTTCTCTTCACCTGGACGTGCAACGAGATAATAGTTCAAAGTACGAGCGTAGCAGACGCAGCCTATCAGATGAAGTGGTACTTGATACCGCATCATGGGCCAGGAATTTCACTGAGGAACGGCATTCTGATAATGATGGCCAGAGTAAACCGACCCTGCTTTTTGAGCGCAGGCAAATTTTGCCCCATGTCTCTGCAGGCGTTCACCAGC GTGTTGAGCACTGCAGCATCTTATTTCACGCTGCTACGCCAGCTGAGCGAAGATTCGGAAGATTAG